The following coding sequences lie in one Paenibacillus durus ATCC 35681 genomic window:
- a CDS encoding WG repeat-containing protein codes for MRAYRNLFTGKKNMITTVTIGLLTLSALLGFGNRTAYADNWELFDQGEHLLLPEGPIVQDGAVMVPVRPIVERFGYGFTSVTASEVILKNGKGSSLSVKPGADKAVFNGKVKTLEQKPRYINGNLFIPLSLAGELSGSGYSIVSDTNLIQLRPVEGDAGEKLNSQYWYSFRTTEGTVAVNSLGQEMLSTSYTENLDFGYEELIPVKKNGISAGYMNRAGELAFAASHYQLGQFNEGLATFKDLVTMKGGGIQARMGYLNRTGRIVIPAVYERAYNFSDGLAKVVRGDKTYYIDHNGKTAIPVISGIQSSDSFSEGKAAVSVLVKTGGKITTKTGFINTKGQWALKPVFDWAGPFSDGIAVASMNGKSGLIDKTGKWIVKPQYGKDAGFGGIFENGYILFVRRSGNSYKQWLMDTKGKLTAVPGADHIGTYSEGLVPYEANNLYGYKNLAGDVIIKPQFAWVEGFRGGAARTHIFNQDNTHTSLLIDKTGKILWPEANY; via the coding sequence ATGCGTGCCTACCGAAACCTGTTTACTGGTAAAAAGAATATGATAACTACGGTAACCATCGGCCTGCTTACCCTATCCGCGCTGCTTGGATTCGGAAACCGGACGGCCTATGCCGATAATTGGGAGCTGTTCGATCAGGGCGAGCACCTGCTGCTCCCCGAAGGCCCAATCGTGCAGGACGGTGCGGTAATGGTGCCGGTCCGTCCTATTGTGGAAAGGTTCGGGTATGGATTCACTTCGGTGACCGCCTCAGAGGTTATCCTGAAGAATGGCAAGGGGTCCAGCCTGTCCGTTAAACCGGGAGCTGATAAGGCCGTTTTCAACGGGAAAGTTAAGACTTTGGAACAAAAGCCGCGTTATATTAACGGAAATCTATTCATCCCCTTGTCCCTAGCTGGAGAATTAAGTGGCAGCGGCTATTCAATAGTGTCCGACACGAACCTCATCCAGCTCCGTCCTGTAGAGGGAGATGCCGGGGAGAAGCTGAACAGCCAGTATTGGTACAGTTTCAGAACAACTGAAGGTACGGTTGCTGTGAATAGTCTGGGCCAAGAAATGCTCAGCACTTCCTATACGGAAAACCTGGATTTTGGCTATGAAGAGCTGATTCCGGTAAAAAAGAACGGGATCAGCGCCGGTTACATGAACCGGGCCGGGGAGCTGGCCTTCGCCGCTTCTCACTATCAACTGGGGCAGTTTAATGAAGGGCTGGCCACTTTTAAGGATCTGGTGACGATGAAAGGCGGTGGTATCCAAGCACGGATGGGCTATCTGAACCGTACCGGGCGGATCGTAATTCCGGCGGTATATGAGCGAGCCTATAATTTCTCGGATGGGCTGGCCAAGGTCGTTAGAGGCGATAAAACCTATTATATTGACCATAACGGAAAAACAGCCATTCCCGTAATTTCAGGTATCCAGAGCTCCGATTCCTTTTCCGAAGGAAAAGCAGCGGTCAGCGTACTGGTCAAGACTGGTGGCAAGATTACAACCAAAACCGGGTTTATCAACACCAAAGGGCAGTGGGCGCTGAAACCCGTTTTTGATTGGGCAGGCCCCTTCTCGGACGGTATTGCAGTAGCCAGCATGAACGGAAAAAGCGGGCTAATCGACAAAACCGGCAAATGGATTGTGAAGCCCCAGTACGGTAAAGACGCCGGCTTTGGCGGGATCTTCGAGAACGGGTATATCCTCTTTGTCCGGAGGAGCGGAAACAGTTATAAACAGTGGCTGATGGATACAAAGGGGAAGCTAACGGCTGTCCCCGGCGCTGATCATATTGGCACCTATAGCGAAGGATTGGTACCTTATGAGGCCAATAATCTTTACGGATACAAAAATCTGGCCGGGGACGTTATCATCAAACCTCAATTCGCTTGGGTAGAGGGTTTTCGCGGGGGGGCAGCCAGGACCCATATCTTTAATCAAGACAACACGCATACCTCTTTGCTGATCGATAAAACAGGGAAGATTCTGTGGCCAGAGGCCAATTATTAG
- a CDS encoding GntR family transcriptional regulator produces the protein MPSTRTLAKTMLVGRNTVESAYQQLCSEGYVQSRIGSGYIVHKIELKSNNSPHNYFDYIIDSMI, from the coding sequence TTGCCTTCCACCAGGACACTTGCAAAAACAATGCTGGTTGGCAGAAATACTGTTGAAAGTGCATATCAGCAACTTTGTTCAGAAGGATACGTTCAAAGTAGAATTGGCAGTGGTTATATAGTGCATAAAATAGAACTGAAAAGCAACAACAGTCCACACAACTACTTTGACTATATCATAGATTCCATGATTTAA
- a CDS encoding pyridoxamine 5'-phosphate oxidase family protein — protein sequence MLSDEEMIQILNAAPYGVLSTIGEDGIPYGVPISFVYSDNNIYFHSALTGHKLDNIKHNNHVSFCVVTDVEAIPDKFTTKFKSVIIFGTVKEVYEDGKVEIFKLLLEKFSSDFMESGMENIRKAGSSTRVFQIDINHISAKGKK from the coding sequence TTGCTTTCAGATGAGGAAATGATTCAAATTCTGAATGCCGCTCCTTATGGTGTGTTATCCACTATAGGTGAGGATGGGATTCCCTATGGTGTGCCAATAAGTTTCGTTTATTCAGACAACAACATCTATTTTCATTCAGCTCTCACAGGACATAAATTGGACAATATAAAGCATAACAATCATGTGTCTTTTTGCGTCGTAACTGATGTGGAAGCAATTCCAGATAAATTTACAACAAAATTTAAAAGTGTAATCATTTTTGGTACTGTTAAGGAAGTTTATGAAGACGGAAAAGTGGAAATTTTCAAGCTGCTCTTGGAGAAATTTTCAAGTGATTTTATGGAATCTGGAATGGAAAATATAAGAAAAGCAGGCAGCAGTACCAGGGTTTTTCAAATTGACATCAATCATATTTCAGCGAAAGGAAAGAAATAA
- a CDS encoding helix-turn-helix domain-containing protein, whose translation MGYFTSVYTSELPHRARTVYMYLHDRTDKDGKCYPANGTIARELKLSRSTVKRAIADLEKSGRLRKEQRWRENGGKSSNLYYIQ comes from the coding sequence GTGGGCTACTTTACATCCGTTTATACCTCGGAACTGCCCCACCGGGCGAGGACTGTCTATATGTACCTGCATGACCGCACCGACAAAGACGGCAAATGCTATCCGGCAAATGGTACCATCGCCAGAGAGCTCAAGCTATCCCGCAGCACGGTCAAGCGCGCCATAGCCGACCTTGAAAAGAGCGGACGTTTGCGCAAGGAGCAGCGGTGGCGTGAAAACGGCGGCAAGAGCAGCAATCTGTATTACATTCAGTAG
- the ltrA gene encoding group II intron reverse transcriptase/maturase produces the protein MNAKRLTTPKENVQQLQMKLGHAAKENKKRRFHALYDKVYRMDILREAWRRVRVNKGAAGVDGETLADIEMYGEQLFLHECEQLLKDGKYHPQPVRRQYIPKKDGKMRPLGIPTVRDRVIQMAVKLVMEPIFEADFQDSSFGFRPKRSAKQALERIRKACNRKGNWVVDVDIQGYFDNINQEKLMKLVEMRISDRRVLKLVRKWLKAGVLEEGSVRRSDLGTPQGGVISPLLANIYLNYFDNLWERHGSGIGELTRYADDLVVVCKTKKEADRAYALIQAIMERLDLTLHRAKTRVVGLWTGEEGFDFLGLHHRKTKAETSQGKVYYTTQQWLTRKAEERIREVVKERLAPPAMRHKSLNDHVAWLNPKIQGWRNYYYTPYSQQKLAKLDWYILQRLARWYAKKRQRNRWMSLVREVNILAQTMGLKTLL, from the coding sequence GTGAATGCCAAACGGCTAACAACACCAAAGGAAAACGTTCAACAACTCCAAATGAAACTAGGTCATGCGGCCAAGGAAAACAAGAAACGCAGATTTCACGCGCTGTATGACAAGGTATACCGGATGGACATCTTGCGGGAAGCATGGCGGAGAGTACGGGTCAACAAGGGAGCGGCAGGCGTGGACGGAGAGACGCTGGCGGACATTGAAATGTACGGTGAGCAGCTATTCCTGCACGAGTGTGAGCAGCTTTTGAAAGACGGCAAGTATCATCCTCAACCAGTGCGGCGGCAGTACATCCCGAAGAAGGATGGCAAAATGAGGCCGCTTGGCATCCCCACTGTCCGGGATCGGGTCATACAAATGGCAGTGAAGCTGGTCATGGAACCCATCTTTGAAGCGGATTTTCAAGACTCCTCTTTTGGATTTCGACCGAAGCGGAGCGCCAAGCAGGCGCTGGAACGCATTCGGAAAGCCTGTAACCGGAAAGGCAATTGGGTGGTCGACGTCGACATCCAAGGCTACTTTGACAACATCAATCAGGAGAAGCTTATGAAGCTGGTAGAAATGCGAATCAGCGACAGACGTGTACTAAAACTGGTGAGGAAGTGGCTGAAGGCTGGGGTTCTGGAAGAAGGAAGCGTCCGGCGCTCAGACCTTGGAACACCGCAAGGCGGAGTCATTTCGCCGCTTCTAGCGAATATCTACCTGAATTACTTCGACAACCTGTGGGAGCGTCACGGCAGCGGGATTGGAGAACTTACCCGGTATGCGGACGACCTGGTCGTAGTGTGCAAGACGAAGAAGGAAGCGGACCGTGCGTACGCTCTCATTCAAGCGATCATGGAGCGACTGGACCTGACCTTGCACAGGGCGAAGACACGGGTTGTCGGACTATGGACTGGCGAGGAAGGATTCGACTTCCTGGGGCTGCACCACCGAAAGACAAAGGCAGAGACCTCGCAAGGGAAGGTGTACTATACGACCCAGCAGTGGCTAACCCGGAAAGCGGAAGAACGCATACGGGAAGTAGTAAAGGAGCGGTTGGCTCCGCCGGCCATGCGTCATAAGTCGCTTAACGATCATGTGGCATGGCTAAATCCGAAGATACAGGGGTGGCGCAACTACTACTACACGCCTTACAGCCAGCAGAAGCTTGCGAAACTGGATTGGTACATTCTCCAGCGACTTGCCCGGTGGTATGCCAAGAAACGCCAGCGCAACAGGTGGATGAGTTTAGTACGAGAAGTGAACATCTTAGCTCAAACGATGGGACTTAAAACGCTCTTGTGA
- a CDS encoding TetR/AcrR family transcriptional regulator, translated as MENAVKIDRRILRTKQSITKSFLELFSEKEFEQITINEIAERANVNRGTVYLHYSDKYDLLDKCIEDHINELISLCKKREANPGSQGMVQEPKPVFDYLRDNFPFFSAMFSNQRAFLFRERLLNFISVNLMDKMERPLQNILSSEKLDFKNFLCSPYRNMNFPSFCLMHTNSSAM; from the coding sequence ATGGAAAACGCTGTTAAAATCGACCGGCGCATTCTCCGAACCAAGCAGTCCATAACGAAGTCGTTTCTGGAGCTTTTTTCGGAAAAAGAGTTTGAACAAATCACGATTAACGAGATAGCGGAGCGTGCCAATGTTAACCGCGGCACCGTTTACCTGCATTACAGTGACAAATACGACCTTTTGGACAAATGCATTGAAGATCACATCAACGAATTGATCTCATTGTGCAAGAAACGGGAGGCCAATCCGGGTAGCCAAGGAATGGTACAGGAGCCCAAACCGGTTTTTGATTATTTACGTGACAATTTCCCGTTTTTCTCTGCTATGTTTTCCAATCAAAGAGCCTTTCTATTTCGGGAACGATTGCTAAATTTTATCTCAGTCAATCTTATGGATAAAATGGAAAGGCCGCTCCAGAACATTTTAAGCTCAGAAAAATTGGATTTCAAAAATTTTCTTTGTTCCCCGTATCGTAACATGAATTTTCCTTCTTTCTGCTTGATGCATACAAACTCTTCTGCAATGTAA
- a CDS encoding SDR family oxidoreductase: MENIRDNVVIITGASSGIGEATAKLLAQNGAKVVLAARREERLHAIANEIKQGGGEAVSVKADVVSAEDMQNLAKFTLSVYGRIDVLVNNAGVMPSSRLNELRVEEWDQMIDVNIKGVLYGIAAVLPTMREQQSGHIINLSSTSGYDVSPTSAVYAATKFAVRAISEGLRLEESSASRIRSTVIAPGLTNTELFDSITSPEVQTIANQLSGKGISPYSIARAIAFAINEPDDTLISEIMVRPTKLS, translated from the coding sequence ATGGAAAATATACGAGATAATGTCGTGATTATAACGGGAGCCTCTAGCGGAATAGGAGAAGCTACAGCGAAGTTGTTGGCACAAAATGGCGCAAAGGTGGTATTGGCTGCCAGAAGAGAGGAACGTCTGCATGCGATTGCTAATGAAATTAAACAGGGTGGCGGCGAGGCCGTTTCTGTAAAAGCAGACGTCGTTTCTGCCGAAGATATGCAGAATTTGGCCAAGTTTACCTTAAGTGTGTATGGCCGGATTGATGTATTGGTGAACAATGCAGGGGTCATGCCGAGTTCCAGGCTGAATGAATTAAGAGTAGAAGAATGGGATCAAATGATCGATGTGAACATCAAAGGCGTTTTATATGGTATCGCTGCGGTATTGCCTACCATGCGGGAGCAGCAGTCCGGTCATATCATCAACCTATCCTCTACCTCCGGTTATGATGTGTCCCCGACATCAGCCGTATATGCGGCCACAAAGTTCGCAGTTAGAGCTATTTCGGAAGGACTGCGCTTGGAAGAGTCTTCGGCTTCGCGTATTAGATCTACCGTGATTGCACCAGGTCTGACGAATACCGAACTTTTTGATAGCATTACTAGCCCGGAAGTGCAGACGATAGCCAATCAACTAAGCGGCAAAGGGATTTCTCCTTACAGTATTGCTAGAGCCATCGCGTTTGCCATTAATGAACCTGATGACACCCTAATCAGCGAAATTATGGTTAGGCCGACCAAGTTGTCTTGA
- a CDS encoding PLP-dependent aminotransferase family protein: MINLDNNADLPLYMQIYDQLKQEIINGILPEGSRLPSTRHLAQTLEVGRNTVEYAYLQLSSEGYVVSRVGSGFIVQNLNGLTCLTYEENGNKPVRSSKPESSSSDIYPYNFQYGHLSAQDFPLNIWRKMSKKALTTLTAEDLTAYCDKKGELELRCDLSDYLRKSRGVSCSAEQIILCSGLEYALSLLCQLLRDKTTQIALEEPGYIGAKNIFTNNGFQVSPIRIEKDGLNTYELENSSAGAVYVTPSHQFPTGVVTSIQKRQLLLDWAKRKNGLIIEDDYDSELRYNCRPIPSIISIAGNENVVYIGTFSKALSPSLRVSYMVLPQKLLDLHHKKFKMYQTPVSLLEQRIIQELIRSRYWENHLRKTCVVYKKKHDLLIRSISEAMGNIVKIHGKNAGLHILLESSQGLTEKEMIERAKENGVLVLPVSTFWSNPDNYSNNMVLLGFGNLSENDIIQGIKKLAQAWGA; the protein is encoded by the coding sequence ATGATTAATCTCGATAACAATGCGGATTTACCGCTCTATATGCAAATTTACGATCAGCTTAAACAGGAAATCATTAACGGGATTTTACCTGAAGGCTCAAGGCTTCCATCTACACGTCATCTCGCTCAAACACTGGAAGTTGGCAGAAATACCGTTGAATATGCTTATTTACAGCTTTCTTCGGAAGGTTATGTAGTCAGCAGGGTTGGAAGTGGATTTATTGTTCAAAACTTAAATGGTCTGACCTGTCTTACATACGAAGAAAATGGTAACAAGCCTGTAAGAAGTTCAAAACCTGAAAGTAGTTCGTCGGATATATATCCGTATAATTTCCAGTACGGACATCTGAGTGCACAAGATTTTCCGTTAAATATATGGAGAAAAATGTCAAAAAAGGCTTTGACAACCTTAACCGCTGAAGACTTGACTGCGTATTGCGATAAAAAAGGGGAATTGGAATTAAGATGTGATTTATCCGATTACTTGCGAAAATCCAGAGGAGTTTCCTGCAGTGCGGAACAAATCATTCTATGTTCCGGTCTTGAATATGCATTGTCCTTACTGTGTCAGCTGCTGCGTGATAAAACAACTCAAATCGCATTAGAGGAACCCGGTTACATCGGTGCAAAGAATATATTTACGAATAACGGATTCCAGGTTTCACCTATCCGCATTGAAAAAGACGGACTAAATACTTATGAACTGGAAAACTCATCTGCTGGAGCTGTCTACGTCACACCTTCTCATCAATTTCCAACTGGTGTCGTAACATCGATACAAAAAAGGCAACTCCTGCTGGACTGGGCCAAACGAAAAAATGGGCTCATTATTGAAGACGATTACGACAGCGAACTCCGCTACAATTGTAGACCCATTCCATCCATCATCAGTATAGCCGGTAATGAAAATGTAGTTTATATCGGTACCTTTTCAAAAGCATTATCCCCCAGCTTGCGTGTAAGCTACATGGTATTACCACAAAAGCTGCTGGACCTGCACCATAAAAAATTTAAAATGTACCAAACTCCGGTTTCTTTACTGGAGCAAAGAATCATCCAGGAATTAATACGCTCCAGGTATTGGGAAAACCACTTGAGGAAAACATGTGTAGTATACAAAAAAAAGCACGATTTACTGATTCGATCAATTTCAGAAGCAATGGGTAACATAGTAAAAATTCACGGTAAGAATGCCGGCTTGCACATTTTATTGGAATCATCACAGGGATTAACAGAGAAAGAAATGATTGAAAGAGCAAAAGAAAATGGTGTTCTGGTTCTTCCTGTATCAACATTTTGGTCAAATCCCGATAACTACTCCAATAACATGGTATTATTGGGCTTTGGAAACTTATCCGAAAATGACATTATTCAAGGAATAAAGAAATTAGCACAAGCATGGGGAGCGTGA
- a CDS encoding pyridoxamine 5'-phosphate oxidase family protein, which produces MISEKFLDVISHEGVVSLVTCGSDGAHVSNTWNSYLVIRDNKILIPAAGMRKTQENVEQNDKIKVTLGSREVMGYRSMGTGFLVEGTAKFLESGEEYDLMKEKFPWLSRVLEVTSESVKQTL; this is translated from the coding sequence ATGATAAGCGAAAAATTTCTTGATGTCATTTCTCATGAAGGGGTTGTTTCCCTTGTAACGTGTGGCAGTGATGGAGCTCATGTATCTAATACATGGAATTCTTACTTAGTTATTAGAGACAATAAGATACTTATTCCGGCTGCTGGTATGCGTAAAACACAAGAGAATGTTGAGCAAAACGACAAAATTAAGGTCACATTGGGAAGCAGAGAAGTCATGGGATACAGAAGCATGGGAACGGGTTTTCTTGTTGAAGGAACAGCCAAATTCCTTGAAAGCGGTGAGGAATATGATTTGATGAAAGAGAAATTCCCATGGCTCAGCAGAGTCCTTGAAGTTACTTCCGAATCTGTTAAGCAAACCCTGTAA
- a CDS encoding SDR family NAD(P)-dependent oxidoreductase, with translation MRFKDKVVIITGGGSGIGLAAARKFIDHGANVLITGRRKAQLDSVTAGSSNLQGLVADSSDPEAATRTVAAAMDYWGRIDIVVNNAGSGVIQPLVETNAKSISDIFAVNVAGPTLLASAAIPQLAKTGGSIVNLSSTYGSKAAADLSLYAASKAALEHLTRCWALELAPKGIRVNAVASGPVETEFLRERMGLSDKEITAVKEQERRAIPLGRRGVPNDVARWILNLADPEANWITGQIIAIDGGLVIT, from the coding sequence ATGAGATTTAAAGACAAGGTCGTGATTATTACTGGCGGCGGCTCGGGGATTGGTCTCGCAGCGGCAAGGAAGTTCATTGATCATGGAGCAAACGTGCTTATAACCGGAAGGAGAAAAGCTCAGCTTGATTCTGTCACAGCAGGCAGCTCGAACTTGCAAGGCTTGGTAGCAGATTCAAGTGATCCCGAGGCCGCTACTCGAACGGTTGCAGCAGCGATGGACTATTGGGGAAGAATCGATATCGTCGTCAACAATGCGGGTAGTGGTGTTATCCAGCCACTCGTCGAGACAAACGCAAAATCGATCTCGGATATCTTCGCTGTTAACGTTGCAGGTCCGACGCTGCTTGCGTCCGCAGCCATTCCTCAATTAGCCAAAACGGGTGGATCGATCGTTAATTTATCAAGTACCTATGGAAGTAAAGCGGCCGCTGACCTTTCGCTCTACGCAGCGAGTAAAGCTGCATTGGAGCATCTAACTCGCTGTTGGGCACTTGAACTTGCACCTAAGGGTATCCGGGTCAATGCGGTCGCATCCGGACCTGTTGAAACGGAGTTCCTGCGCGAGCGTATGGGGCTCTCTGATAAAGAGATCACCGCTGTGAAGGAACAGGAACGCAGGGCGATCCCGCTTGGTCGACGTGGTGTGCCAAATGATGTCGCCCGCTGGATATTGAATTTAGCAGATCCAGAGGCGAACTGGATCACTGGCCAGATCATCGCGATTGATGGCGGACTCGTGATTACTTAA
- a CDS encoding ComEC/Rec2 family competence protein gives MRRRPLLYLVICWVIGNGAASILPTERVFIAWAGASLVFAAAILPGRWSRKHLVLLWMALTVGGAYWEWNDLRNESVLPEALGLPSARLEELAVHAEGTIVSTVERDGDRVDFTVKLETIRPSGAEGDSLPTDKESKSGSLHNGGTSATAGAAVQSAHGEKIAVQLKLQAEQEIATAAFWRRGDRIALNGSLASPSGARNFGGFDYREYLRNRHIHWMLKVAGTGQVEAAPPEARSLLKLLRWNDAVRAELGAELESLFREKDAGYLKGLIIGMQDELDPEMYRQFSRLGLTHILAISGMHVAVYAGFLLFVLTRMKLTKETALTVTLLLIPAYVLLSGAGPSVVRAGLMSMIALYAARMGVLKDGMHILSVSALLMLIWEPYFLLNVSFQLSFLVTAGLMVYVPLASPLVSFLSRRLGSAVAVTLVAQLVSFPLTIYYFNQFAALSFAANLLLVPFITFAVLPTGTAALLLGKVWPACAGALAHVVEIMNDATFGAVEWTGRYAGITIWSSPSLLWIGLYYVLLYGLLRVLKHHADTRHAPLYADDETRPLEGLRPHSKPRRSGAAHPGDRQRTRTLTRCRIAAAVLAGGLGLLLYLGYRPERLSPEGSVSFLDVGQGDSILITTPGGAHILVDGGGTVSFGKREEWRIRRSPYEVGAKTLVPLLKKRGIHRLDAVILSHGDQDHAGGLQAVLEEIPVSALLFNGTLAQREEYVKLMKTAVERGVRLYGVHRGMALSPDDSSKLSFLSPKPVKQDGEEIPVPVLEEQNPASVVFRLDMSGRSFLFTGDIDSKTEERIAAANEAEGIPGSSAVDVLKAAHHGSKTSNGAAWLQYWKPSAAVVSVGANNLYGHPSGEVLARFIDRGMLVYRTDQQGEIQMRIRHGGIQVRHKL, from the coding sequence ATGAGAAGAAGACCGCTGCTCTACTTGGTCATCTGCTGGGTGATCGGAAATGGAGCCGCAAGTATACTGCCGACAGAAAGGGTGTTCATAGCTTGGGCTGGAGCGTCGCTGGTGTTTGCGGCCGCCATCCTGCCAGGGAGGTGGAGCCGGAAGCATCTGGTCCTGCTGTGGATGGCCCTTACCGTGGGCGGGGCGTACTGGGAATGGAATGATCTGCGCAATGAAAGCGTCCTTCCAGAGGCGCTCGGACTGCCTTCCGCACGGCTGGAAGAACTGGCGGTACATGCGGAAGGAACAATCGTATCAACCGTGGAACGGGATGGGGACCGGGTTGATTTTACGGTTAAATTGGAGACAATCCGGCCATCCGGCGCGGAGGGCGATTCTCTGCCGACTGATAAAGAGAGCAAGTCCGGTTCGCTTCATAATGGCGGAACAAGCGCCACCGCCGGGGCTGCTGTCCAATCGGCACATGGGGAGAAAATCGCCGTGCAGCTGAAGCTGCAGGCCGAGCAGGAGATTGCTACCGCAGCCTTTTGGAGAAGAGGAGACCGTATAGCGCTGAACGGCAGCCTTGCGTCTCCCTCGGGCGCCCGCAATTTTGGCGGGTTCGATTACCGCGAATATTTGCGGAATCGGCATATTCACTGGATGCTGAAAGTTGCCGGGACCGGGCAAGTCGAAGCGGCGCCGCCGGAAGCCCGGAGCCTCCTGAAGCTTCTTCGCTGGAACGACGCGGTCAGAGCGGAACTGGGAGCGGAGCTGGAATCTCTGTTCCGGGAGAAGGACGCCGGCTATTTAAAGGGGCTCATTATCGGAATGCAGGACGAGCTTGATCCGGAGATGTACCGGCAGTTCTCCAGGCTCGGACTTACGCACATTCTTGCTATTTCCGGGATGCATGTCGCCGTGTACGCGGGCTTTCTGCTGTTCGTTCTGACACGAATGAAGCTCACCAAGGAGACGGCGCTGACGGTGACGCTGCTGCTCATCCCGGCGTATGTGCTTCTCTCCGGCGCAGGACCTTCCGTCGTTCGGGCAGGACTTATGAGCATGATCGCCTTATATGCGGCGCGTATGGGAGTGCTGAAGGACGGCATGCATATTTTAAGCGTGTCCGCTCTGTTGATGCTGATATGGGAGCCGTACTTTTTGCTTAACGTCAGCTTTCAGTTGTCTTTCCTCGTTACGGCCGGACTGATGGTGTATGTCCCGCTGGCGTCGCCGCTCGTTTCCTTTCTGTCCCGCAGACTCGGAAGCGCGGTAGCAGTTACGCTGGTGGCGCAGCTTGTATCGTTTCCGCTGACGATTTACTACTTCAACCAGTTCGCCGCTCTGTCGTTTGCGGCCAATCTGCTGCTCGTTCCCTTTATCACCTTTGCCGTGCTGCCCACAGGGACGGCCGCGCTTCTGCTCGGCAAGGTGTGGCCTGCCTGTGCAGGGGCTTTGGCCCATGTCGTTGAAATTATGAATGATGCCACATTTGGCGCGGTGGAGTGGACCGGCCGTTACGCGGGGATTACGATCTGGAGCTCGCCGTCTCTTTTATGGATCGGATTGTATTATGTGCTGCTATACGGCTTGCTGCGAGTCTTGAAGCATCACGCCGATACGCGGCATGCGCCGCTGTATGCGGATGATGAGACAAGGCCGCTTGAAGGGCTGCGGCCGCATTCCAAGCCGCGTCGGTCCGGCGCTGCTCATCCGGGAGATCGTCAGCGGACAAGAACGCTGACTCGCTGCCGGATTGCCGCTGCGGTGCTGGCCGGGGGGCTCGGATTGCTGCTGTATCTGGGATACCGCCCGGAGCGGCTGTCGCCCGAAGGCTCCGTCAGCTTTCTTGATGTAGGGCAGGGCGACAGCATCTTGATTACCACTCCTGGAGGCGCCCATATTCTGGTAGATGGCGGAGGAACAGTGAGCTTTGGAAAAAGGGAAGAATGGCGCATCCGCCGCAGTCCCTATGAAGTTGGAGCCAAGACGCTTGTCCCTCTGCTCAAAAAGCGCGGCATACACCGGCTGGACGCGGTTATTTTGTCACACGGGGATCAAGACCATGCGGGCGGTCTTCAGGCCGTGCTGGAGGAAATCCCGGTCTCGGCGCTGCTGTTCAACGGAACGCTTGCGCAGCGGGAGGAATATGTCAAGCTGATGAAGACGGCAGTGGAGCGCGGCGTCAGGCTGTACGGTGTTCATCGGGGGATGGCGCTATCTCCGGACGATTCTTCGAAGCTGTCCTTTTTGTCGCCCAAACCGGTGAAGCAGGACGGAGAAGAAATTCCGGTTCCGGTTCTGGAAGAACAGAATCCGGCATCCGTCGTATTTCGTCTGGACATGAGCGGGAGGAGCTTCTTGTTTACAGGAGATATAGACAGCAAGACCGAGGAGAGGATAGCGGCGGCTAACGAAGCGGAGGGAATCCCCGGCTCATCTGCCGTCGACGTGCTGAAAGCCGCTCACCACGGCAGCAAAACCTCAAACGGAGCAGCTTGGCTGCAGTACTGGAAGCCTTCCGCCGCAGTAGTCTCTGTAGGTGCTAATAATCTGTATGGTCATCCAAGCGGCGAGGTCTTGGCCCGCTTCATTGACAGAGGCATGCTGGTATATCGTACCGATCAGCAAGGTGAGATCCAAATGCGGATACGGCATGGGGGAATTCAGGTTAGGCATAAACTTTAA